In Sutterella faecalis, a genomic segment contains:
- a CDS encoding DJ-1/PfpI family protein: protein MLLTTRRQVCSLAAALPVSAFASSVQASEANAGAEKSPKAELSVLLYPGFETIDAMGPVEMFGNLRDFSMRFASLEGRVVKSAQGLPVMTEKFEMENASPLLLVPGAAPAFLPKDPRFFEMLKSAAQKADYVLTVCTGSLLVAKTGLLNGKKATSNKKALPMVMKAVPQVDWQKKARWVVDGRFYTSSGISAGMDMALGFIADRFGEAEARRIAGFTEYRRIADPSDDPFAI from the coding sequence ATGCTTCTCACCACCCGCCGGCAAGTTTGTTCGCTTGCTGCCGCACTGCCGGTCAGCGCTTTTGCTTCATCCGTTCAGGCGTCCGAAGCGAACGCCGGCGCAGAAAAGTCCCCGAAAGCGGAACTCTCCGTACTTCTTTATCCGGGCTTTGAAACGATCGACGCCATGGGCCCGGTTGAAATGTTCGGGAATCTCAGGGACTTTTCCATGCGCTTTGCATCCCTCGAGGGCCGCGTCGTAAAGAGCGCCCAGGGCCTCCCGGTCATGACGGAAAAGTTTGAAATGGAAAACGCCTCGCCGCTCCTTCTCGTTCCCGGCGCAGCGCCCGCCTTTCTCCCGAAGGACCCGCGCTTCTTTGAAATGCTCAAATCCGCCGCCCAGAAAGCAGACTATGTGCTCACGGTCTGCACCGGCTCTCTTCTCGTGGCAAAAACCGGACTTCTCAACGGGAAGAAGGCGACGAGCAACAAGAAGGCGCTCCCGATGGTGATGAAGGCCGTGCCTCAGGTCGACTGGCAGAAAAAGGCCCGCTGGGTGGTCGACGGGCGCTTCTATACGTCTTCAGGCATCTCGGCCGGCATGGACATGGCGCTCGGCTTCATTGCCGACCGCTTCGGCGAGGCGGAAGCCCGGCGGATTGCAGGATTCACCGAATACCGACGCATCGCCGATCCTTCCGACGATCCCTTCGCAATTTAA
- a CDS encoding HU family DNA-binding protein gives MNRLELVDRVAARNTASKAEVDRIIVSALEEIISAVRDGETVTLIGFGTFKCADCAARTGRNPSTGELIHIPATKKPKFIPGTSFKELLNSDK, from the coding sequence ATGAACCGTCTCGAACTCGTTGATCGCGTTGCTGCTCGTAATACCGCCTCCAAGGCAGAAGTTGACCGCATCATCGTGAGCGCGCTCGAGGAAATCATCTCGGCTGTCCGCGATGGCGAGACTGTGACGCTCATCGGCTTCGGCACCTTCAAGTGTGCTGACTGCGCTGCGCGTACGGGCCGCAACCCCTCCACGGGCGAACTGATCCACATTCCGGCCACCAAGAAGCCGAAGTTCATCCCGGGCACGTCCTTTAAGGAACTGCTCAACAGCGACAAGTAA
- a CDS encoding tetratricopeptide repeat protein, with translation MPKRPDPLFEIPRPAAFTEPVLDLLGGVARPRSLSGEEAIAALARIEESARQGDPEAEAELARRLLTDAPNARSNRRALILLRKSAQQHSPAGLHLLALLHLRGQGMKKNAAEGVRLLEEAAYMGNASAQTDLAKAFALGIGVPKDEGKALYWLRLAAAQGDNLSALRTGRMYRDGDGTLQNEGEAQKWLEQAARSGIPEAQFELAELLRRRDISARDIPGARRWMREAAFSGIVEAQLRIGIASWSGAGGAVDQREAVRWLCRAAEGGSIKAASMLAGFLMTGNGLPMSLPRAWTLFCWAAERGDGGAQATARIIEKQLTDEERADGEKLLREASPRAMLESLIPRSDR, from the coding sequence ATGCCCAAACGCCCGGATCCCTTATTTGAAATTCCCCGCCCCGCCGCCTTCACCGAGCCCGTGCTCGACCTTCTGGGCGGCGTGGCGCGCCCTCGCTCCCTAAGCGGAGAAGAGGCGATCGCCGCCCTCGCACGCATTGAGGAATCCGCCCGTCAGGGCGATCCGGAAGCTGAGGCGGAACTTGCGAGGCGGCTTCTTACCGACGCCCCGAATGCGCGCAGCAACCGTCGCGCCCTCATTCTGCTTCGCAAATCCGCTCAGCAGCATTCACCGGCCGGGCTTCATCTCCTCGCGCTTCTTCATCTCCGGGGGCAGGGAATGAAGAAAAACGCTGCCGAAGGCGTCCGGCTTCTGGAAGAAGCGGCTTATATGGGGAACGCCTCTGCGCAGACGGACCTTGCCAAAGCCTTTGCTTTGGGAATCGGCGTTCCTAAGGATGAGGGGAAAGCCCTCTACTGGCTGAGGCTCGCTGCCGCCCAGGGAGACAACCTGAGCGCCCTAAGGACCGGGCGCATGTATCGGGACGGCGACGGCACCCTGCAGAACGAAGGAGAAGCTCAGAAATGGCTCGAGCAGGCGGCGAGGTCCGGGATTCCTGAAGCTCAGTTTGAACTCGCCGAACTTCTCAGGCGCCGCGACATTTCCGCACGGGACATCCCAGGCGCCCGCCGCTGGATGCGGGAGGCTGCTTTTTCCGGAATTGTGGAGGCGCAGCTGCGAATCGGCATTGCGAGCTGGTCGGGTGCGGGCGGCGCCGTCGATCAGCGCGAAGCCGTCCGCTGGCTCTGCCGCGCGGCAGAAGGAGGCTCCATCAAGGCAGCATCCATGCTCGCGGGGTTCCTGATGACCGGCAACGGCCTCCCCATGTCGCTCCCGCGCGCCTGGACGCTCTTTTGCTGGGCGGCAGAGCGGGGAGATGGAGGCGCTCAGGCGACGGCCCGCATTATTGAGAAGCAGCTGACCGACGAGGAGCGTGCGGACGGAGAAAAACTCCTCCGGGAGGCTTCGCCCAGAGCAATGCTCGAATCTCTTATCCCGCGAAGCGATCGTTAA
- a CDS encoding ribonucleoside triphosphate reductase, with protein sequence MSSALPQHLLKRDGSIRDFDAEKIVLAVAKAGRATNEFDEKEARRVVEEHVLPRLSDHDASRTPNIEWVQDAVEHALFETGHFPTLRAYIVYRESRAKARDAKKSWVNVESSINEYLDQLDWRVNANANQGYSLGGLILNVSGKVVANYWLNYIYPPEVGRAHREADVHVHDLDMLSGYCAGWSLRTLLQEGLNGVAGKVEANAPKHLSSATGQIVNFLGTMQNEWAGAQAFSSFDTYLAPYIRKDNLPYEEVLQCIQELIYNLNVPSRWGTQTPFTNLTFDWTCPEDLKKEHPLIGGETMPFTYGELQDEMDMINRAYIEVMLKGDAKGRVFTFPIPTYNITPEFDWNSPNALRLFDMTARYGLPYFQNFINSELKPNMIRSMCCRLQLDLRELLKRGNGLFGSAEQTGSLGVVTINCARLGFLFKGDKKHLYERLDYLLELAKTSLEIKRKVIQRHIDQGLFPYTKRYLGTLRNHFSTIGVNGINEMIRNFTNDADDITTDAGHAFALEFLDHVRSRLVEFQEETDHMYNLEATPAEGTTYRFAKEDRKRFSGILQAGTPEHPYYTNSSQLPVNFTDDPFEALERQDDLQRKYTGGTVLHLYMNEAVSSAEACRDLVRRTLTNFRLPYITITPTFSICPKHGYLSGRHDFCPKCDAELIAKKRRALAGKAERAGDAKAAS encoded by the coding sequence ATGTCTAGCGCCCTCCCTCAGCATCTCCTCAAGCGCGACGGATCCATCAGGGATTTCGATGCGGAAAAAATCGTGTTGGCTGTGGCTAAGGCCGGACGTGCAACGAACGAGTTCGATGAGAAGGAAGCTCGGCGCGTGGTTGAGGAGCATGTGCTTCCCCGTCTTTCCGATCACGATGCGTCGCGCACCCCCAATATCGAGTGGGTGCAGGATGCCGTGGAGCATGCGCTCTTTGAAACCGGACATTTTCCGACGCTTCGCGCCTACATTGTCTATCGCGAATCCCGCGCCAAGGCGCGCGACGCCAAAAAGAGCTGGGTCAATGTGGAGAGCTCCATCAATGAGTATCTCGATCAGCTCGACTGGCGCGTCAATGCCAACGCCAACCAGGGCTATTCTCTGGGCGGCCTCATTCTGAATGTTTCCGGCAAAGTGGTTGCCAATTACTGGCTCAACTACATTTATCCCCCGGAAGTGGGCCGCGCGCACCGCGAGGCGGACGTGCACGTGCACGACCTCGACATGCTTTCGGGCTACTGCGCCGGCTGGTCGCTCAGAACGCTGCTGCAGGAAGGCTTGAACGGCGTAGCCGGAAAGGTCGAGGCCAATGCCCCGAAGCACCTCTCTTCAGCCACCGGACAGATCGTCAACTTCCTCGGCACGATGCAGAACGAGTGGGCCGGCGCTCAGGCCTTTTCGTCCTTCGACACCTACCTTGCGCCCTATATCCGCAAGGACAACCTCCCCTATGAGGAGGTTCTGCAGTGCATTCAGGAACTCATCTACAACCTGAACGTTCCCTCGCGCTGGGGCACGCAGACGCCCTTCACGAATCTCACGTTCGACTGGACGTGTCCTGAGGACCTGAAGAAGGAGCATCCCCTCATCGGCGGCGAAACCATGCCCTTCACCTACGGCGAACTGCAGGACGAGATGGACATGATCAATCGCGCCTATATCGAGGTGATGCTCAAGGGCGATGCCAAGGGCCGCGTCTTCACGTTCCCGATTCCCACCTACAACATCACTCCGGAATTCGACTGGAACAGCCCCAATGCCCTGAGGCTCTTCGACATGACGGCGCGCTACGGGCTCCCGTACTTCCAGAATTTCATCAATTCGGAACTGAAGCCCAACATGATCCGTTCGATGTGCTGCCGGCTGCAGCTCGATCTGAGGGAGCTTCTGAAGCGCGGCAACGGTCTCTTCGGTTCGGCCGAGCAGACGGGGTCGCTCGGCGTCGTGACGATCAACTGCGCGCGTCTCGGATTCCTCTTCAAGGGCGACAAGAAGCACCTTTACGAACGCCTCGACTACCTTCTTGAGCTCGCGAAGACGAGCCTTGAGATCAAGCGCAAGGTTATTCAGCGTCATATCGATCAGGGGCTCTTCCCCTATACGAAGCGCTACCTCGGGACGCTGCGCAACCACTTCTCGACGATCGGCGTCAACGGCATCAATGAGATGATTCGCAACTTTACGAACGACGCGGACGACATCACGACGGATGCGGGGCATGCGTTCGCGCTCGAATTCCTGGACCACGTTCGTTCGCGCCTCGTGGAATTCCAGGAAGAGACGGACCACATGTACAACCTCGAGGCGACGCCGGCGGAAGGCACGACGTACCGCTTTGCGAAGGAAGACAGAAAGCGCTTCTCCGGCATCCTGCAGGCGGGCACGCCTGAGCACCCCTATTACACCAACAGCTCGCAGCTCCCCGTCAACTTCACGGACGATCCCTTTGAGGCGCTCGAACGTCAGGATGATCTGCAGAGAAAGTACACGGGCGGCACGGTGCTTCACCTCTACATGAACGAGGCAGTGAGTTCGGCGGAAGCCTGCCGGGATCTCGTGCGCCGCACGCTCACGAATTTCCGCCTTCCCTACATCACGATCACGCCCACTTTCTCGATCTGCCCGAAGCACGGCTACCTCTCGGGGCGCCACGACTTCTGTCCGAAGTGCGATGCGGAGCTCATTGCTAAAAAGCGCCGCGCGCTCGCCGGGAAAGCAGAGCGTGCGGGAGACGCCAAGGCTGCCAGTTAA
- a CDS encoding amidohydrolase codes for MTLQDLIEKYSAYQIEMRRYFHQHPEESTKEVKTAERIREELDKAEIPWRVCGMGTGTLARIEGKLPGKTIMLRGDIDALSVTEKTGLPFASENEGVMHACGHDCHISMLLTAARMLNDVRDQIKGTVLLAFQPAEEIGRGAQSMIAEGALDGVDACFGMHVWADYPAGTVGIRKGPTMASGDKFTITVKGKSTHGAQPHHGTDALVMAASIVMNLQTMVSREFSPIDTAVVTVGKLTSGTRFNVVAGDAVMEGTTRTFSKEIRDSFAERITRIAKCTAEAMRGTAEVNYEYLVPVTTNDPKICDLAAEAVTKIFGEGKVVEAEQTMGGEDFAYYQEKIPGAMVFLGIRNPACNAVYPQHHMCYTVDESVLVKGAALHTQTALNFLGAELK; via the coding sequence ATGACTTTGCAGGACCTTATTGAAAAGTACAGCGCATATCAGATCGAGATGCGCCGCTATTTCCATCAGCACCCCGAGGAAAGCACGAAGGAGGTGAAGACCGCTGAGCGCATCCGCGAGGAACTCGATAAGGCGGAGATTCCCTGGAGAGTTTGCGGCATGGGAACGGGCACCCTCGCGCGCATTGAAGGAAAGCTCCCCGGGAAGACCATCATGCTGAGAGGCGACATCGACGCGCTTTCCGTCACGGAAAAAACGGGTCTTCCCTTTGCAAGCGAGAATGAGGGCGTCATGCATGCCTGCGGCCACGACTGCCATATCTCGATGCTCCTCACCGCTGCACGAATGCTCAACGACGTGCGCGACCAGATCAAGGGCACGGTTCTCCTCGCATTTCAGCCTGCCGAAGAAATCGGCCGCGGGGCGCAGTCGATGATTGCCGAGGGCGCGCTCGACGGCGTCGACGCCTGCTTCGGCATGCACGTCTGGGCGGACTATCCGGCCGGCACCGTCGGCATCCGGAAGGGCCCGACGATGGCGAGCGGCGACAAGTTCACCATTACCGTGAAGGGAAAGTCCACGCACGGCGCGCAGCCCCATCACGGCACGGACGCGCTGGTGATGGCGGCCTCGATCGTCATGAACCTGCAGACGATGGTTTCGCGCGAATTCTCCCCGATTGATACGGCGGTCGTTACGGTGGGCAAATTGACGAGCGGCACGCGCTTTAATGTCGTTGCCGGCGACGCGGTGATGGAAGGCACGACCCGCACCTTCTCTAAGGAAATCCGCGACAGCTTTGCCGAGCGCATCACCCGCATTGCGAAGTGCACGGCCGAAGCGATGAGAGGCACCGCTGAAGTCAATTACGAGTACCTGGTTCCGGTGACGACGAATGATCCGAAGATCTGCGACCTGGCGGCAGAAGCCGTCACGAAGATTTTCGGCGAAGGCAAGGTGGTCGAAGCCGAACAGACGATGGGCGGCGAGGATTTCGCCTACTATCAGGAGAAGATTCCGGGCGCCATGGTGTTTCTCGGCATCCGCAACCCCGCCTGCAATGCCGTCTACCCGCAGCATCACATGTGCTATACGGTGGATGAATCCGTGCTCGTGAAGGGCGCAGCGCTCCATACGCAGACGGCGCTCAACTTCCTCGGAGCTGAATTGAAGTAA
- the nrdD gene encoding anaerobic ribonucleoside-triphosphate reductase — protein sequence MTEQNEQIELKDSERQKCEVWTRVMGYHRPVQSFNIGKKGEFEERVCFTEKSAEGHGEIHRTCCNR from the coding sequence ATGACTGAACAGAATGAACAGATTGAGCTCAAGGATTCGGAGCGCCAGAAGTGCGAGGTCTGGACCCGCGTAATGGGCTACCACCGTCCGGTTCAGAGCTTCAACATTGGCAAAAAGGGCGAATTTGAGGAACGCGTCTGCTTCACGGAGAAAAGCGCTGAAGGTCACGGCGAGATTCACCGCACATGCTGCAATCGCTGA
- a CDS encoding inorganic phosphate transporter, which yields MDIFLYTVLALIAALAICDLFVGVSNDAVNFLNSAVGSRTAPFWVILSVASVGVLLGATFSSGMMEIAKTGVFVPEMLTFKEVMVIFCAVIVTDVLLLNTFNSLGLPTSTTVSIVFELLGGTLAVACTKIWMSGAPFSELGSYVNSGKALAMIMGILVSVIIAFVAGLVIQYILRLIFTFQYERMYRWAGGIFGAVSLTAILYFLVMKGARGASFMQPEWILWMDENTEGILIGVFAFWFVVFQSAIIFLRANIFPFIILSGTFALAFAFAGNDLVNFVGVPVAALDSFHLFTSQPGADPEVMTMGGLRNITHTPTVILAGSGIVMCLTLWFSKKAHRVIRTAVNLSSATRGGKEQFGSSLPARVMVRSALRMNDVFHQIIPKSVFAALDTRFVKPRPKPGQIELPFDELRASVNLVLAAALIASATSMKLPLSTTYVTFMVAMGSSLSDRAWDRESAVYRISGVLTVITGWFLTAFSAATACGFVASLMAFWGEPVILIGMIFALCVIARTNFFSKEAPEETEETARQVDKGDQSSICELLTTNVNHYLDRTLTVFSDGLVAFLREDDASLAKLKAESISLMDEISERRGVYYSMALQGGGRKRDRDARNFYYRAFTNMKEVSHSLRDQLGVAENYVANSHSPFRGKMRENTILLAKEMQQVRDNFSPQACTRVLEHLDLAQQSFLVQIGDEHISLRKSELYLGFLLFAREVLNRFMMVKLLQTELEVETAKTAEEEAEKKTTFTEALVEGSCLQNTSSDKQTA from the coding sequence GTGGACATATTTCTTTACACCGTCCTGGCCCTGATCGCAGCTCTTGCCATCTGCGACCTTTTCGTAGGCGTTTCAAACGATGCCGTTAATTTTCTGAATTCCGCTGTCGGTTCCCGCACTGCTCCCTTCTGGGTGATCCTTTCGGTGGCGAGTGTCGGCGTGCTGCTCGGCGCCACCTTCAGCTCCGGAATGATGGAGATCGCGAAGACCGGCGTCTTCGTGCCGGAAATGCTCACCTTCAAGGAAGTGATGGTGATCTTCTGCGCAGTCATCGTGACTGACGTGCTCCTTCTCAATACCTTCAATTCCCTGGGACTGCCCACCTCCACCACGGTTTCCATCGTCTTCGAGCTTCTCGGAGGCACGCTTGCCGTCGCCTGCACCAAGATCTGGATGAGCGGAGCGCCTTTCTCCGAGCTCGGCAGCTACGTCAACTCCGGCAAGGCCCTTGCCATGATCATGGGCATTCTTGTTTCCGTGATCATTGCCTTTGTGGCGGGCCTCGTTATTCAGTACATCCTGCGCCTCATCTTCACCTTCCAATATGAACGGATGTACCGCTGGGCGGGCGGCATCTTCGGCGCGGTGTCGCTTACGGCAATCCTCTACTTCCTCGTCATGAAGGGCGCGAGAGGCGCGAGCTTCATGCAGCCCGAGTGGATTCTCTGGATGGATGAGAATACGGAGGGAATCCTTATCGGGGTCTTCGCCTTCTGGTTTGTCGTCTTCCAGAGCGCGATCATCTTCCTTCGCGCCAACATCTTCCCCTTCATCATTCTTTCGGGCACCTTTGCGCTCGCCTTCGCCTTTGCCGGAAACGACCTCGTCAACTTCGTGGGCGTTCCGGTGGCGGCGCTCGACAGCTTCCATCTCTTTACCTCTCAGCCGGGTGCGGATCCTGAGGTGATGACGATGGGGGGCTTAAGAAACATCACGCATACGCCGACCGTCATTCTTGCGGGGTCGGGCATCGTCATGTGCCTCACGCTCTGGTTCTCCAAAAAGGCGCACCGCGTGATCCGCACGGCCGTGAATCTCTCGTCCGCCACCCGCGGCGGCAAGGAGCAGTTCGGCTCCTCGCTCCCGGCGCGCGTCATGGTGCGCAGCGCCCTGCGGATGAACGACGTCTTCCATCAGATCATTCCGAAATCCGTCTTTGCGGCGCTCGATACCCGGTTCGTGAAGCCCCGTCCGAAGCCCGGTCAGATTGAGCTGCCTTTCGACGAACTGCGCGCGAGCGTGAATCTCGTGCTCGCGGCGGCGCTCATTGCTTCGGCGACGAGCATGAAGCTGCCGCTCTCGACCACCTACGTCACCTTCATGGTCGCGATGGGGTCGTCGCTTTCAGACCGCGCCTGGGACCGCGAGAGCGCCGTCTACCGCATTTCGGGCGTTCTTACCGTGATTACGGGCTGGTTCCTCACGGCCTTCAGCGCTGCCACCGCCTGCGGCTTTGTGGCTTCTCTGATGGCCTTCTGGGGCGAACCCGTCATTCTGATCGGCATGATCTTTGCCCTTTGCGTGATTGCGCGCACGAACTTCTTCTCGAAGGAAGCGCCGGAAGAAACGGAAGAGACGGCGCGTCAGGTCGACAAGGGCGACCAGAGTTCGATCTGCGAGCTTCTCACGACGAACGTCAATCACTATCTCGACCGCACGCTCACGGTCTTCTCCGACGGCCTCGTTGCCTTCCTGCGCGAAGACGATGCGAGCCTTGCGAAGCTGAAGGCCGAGTCGATCTCCCTCATGGATGAAATCTCTGAACGCCGCGGCGTCTACTACAGCATGGCGCTCCAGGGCGGCGGCAGAAAGCGCGACCGCGATGCGCGCAATTTCTACTACCGCGCCTTCACCAACATGAAGGAAGTGAGCCACTCGCTGCGCGATCAGCTCGGGGTTGCGGAAAATTACGTCGCCAACAGCCATTCGCCTTTCCGCGGAAAGATGCGCGAGAACACGATTCTTCTCGCCAAGGAAATGCAGCAGGTGCGCGACAATTTCAGCCCCCAGGCCTGCACGCGCGTGCTCGAGCACCTCGATCTTGCCCAGCAGAGCTTCCTTGTGCAGATCGGCGACGAGCATATTTCGCTCAGAAAGAGCGAGCTCTACCTGGGGTTCCTCCTCTTTGCCCGTGAAGTTCTGAACCGCTTCATGATGGTGAAGCTCCTGCAGACGGAGCTTGAAGTCGAAACGGCGAAGACCGCCGAGGAAGAGGCCGAAAAGAAGACGACCTTTACCGAAGCGCTTGTAGAAGGCTCCTGTTTGCAGAACACGTCTTCGGATAAGCAAACCGCCTGA
- a CDS encoding anaerobic ribonucleoside-triphosphate reductase activating protein — MIDSGASGTSRVIRLEEARNRESEEKVPASALRVAGITPFTTIDFPGKLSAVAFLQGCPWRCVYCQNPWMQPPEFSPDLEHDSWEKLEALLKRRKGLLDGVVFSGGEPTVDPALPDAVRKVKAMGFAVGLHTGGMIPKRLEEILPLIDWVGLDVKAPPADAELYDRVTGRAHSAAHFLESFRLIQASGVPFECRTTAHPDYLPEEKLIELARWLKAQNVETFALQIYRRPMGTFFASFPAVGSDYPSEEARVFLRNSFSRFIERRNDR, encoded by the coding sequence ATGATTGACTCCGGCGCCTCAGGCACCTCCCGGGTGATTCGTCTCGAGGAGGCGAGGAATCGGGAGTCTGAAGAAAAGGTCCCGGCATCCGCTTTGCGCGTTGCCGGGATAACGCCTTTTACGACAATTGATTTCCCAGGAAAGCTCTCCGCCGTCGCTTTTCTTCAGGGATGCCCCTGGCGCTGCGTTTACTGCCAGAATCCCTGGATGCAGCCCCCGGAGTTTTCTCCGGATTTAGAGCACGATTCCTGGGAAAAGCTTGAGGCGCTCCTGAAGCGCCGCAAGGGACTTCTCGACGGCGTTGTATTTTCGGGCGGCGAACCCACGGTCGATCCAGCGCTTCCCGATGCCGTGCGGAAGGTGAAGGCGATGGGCTTTGCCGTGGGCCTTCATACCGGCGGCATGATTCCGAAACGCCTGGAGGAAATTCTCCCTCTGATCGATTGGGTAGGGCTCGACGTCAAGGCGCCGCCCGCGGATGCGGAACTCTATGACCGGGTGACGGGGAGGGCGCATTCGGCCGCGCATTTTCTGGAGTCCTTCCGGCTCATTCAGGCTTCTGGCGTTCCGTTCGAGTGCCGCACGACCGCACACCCGGATTATTTGCCGGAAGAAAAGCTCATTGAACTTGCCCGGTGGCTGAAGGCTCAAAACGTGGAAACGTTTGCGCTCCAGATTTATCGACGCCCCATGGGAACTTTTTTTGCATCGTTCCCGGCCGTGGGTTCGGACTATCCGTCAGAAGAGGCGAGAGTTTTTCTAAGAAATTCTTTTTCCCGCTTCATTGAGCGCCGCAACGACCGTTAA
- a CDS encoding MFS transporter: MTQENQKISGIEPEKGAPTPNEAEELRRAENEAKGVYDEPHEIDFSARPAKKEEAKADEKPALSSEPSEDGVDRAAEEELQKDILQNWKMTLTILTAASVLMSLSYTMLIPFLPMYLLDELKVAQEDVNLWSGLVFSISFLISGVMAPIWGAMADKKSKKLMAVRAAVLLAVSYGLGGIVQNEWQLLAVRAFQGFAAGLWPACLAIISSSVPKDKLGFSLGTMQSGMTAGGVLGPLLGGLLAEGFGMRATFFLGSAALFIISLMIIFKVREPKKKKVVKSGAPRPKTNLLKVPVVQRMLITAGVVQMTILLLQPILPLYVGELQGSMDRLVLVSGILFSVVGLSGVIASPLWGIAGQKWGYRPVLYIALLGSAVFGMVQAIPDTIVPFGAWRFVGGLAFAGIFPAINAVLTHSTGPEDRGRIFGLSYAAQQVGSVIGPIAGGMFAMWFSIKFVVFLAGFILLPMVVWLYLKRPHVEPNMSGVSTRL, translated from the coding sequence ATGACGCAAGAGAATCAGAAGATTTCCGGGATCGAGCCCGAGAAAGGCGCGCCGACTCCGAATGAGGCCGAAGAACTCCGCCGCGCGGAGAATGAGGCAAAGGGCGTCTATGACGAGCCTCATGAAATTGATTTCTCCGCCAGGCCGGCGAAAAAAGAGGAAGCCAAGGCTGACGAGAAGCCCGCGCTTTCGAGCGAACCGTCCGAGGACGGGGTGGATCGTGCGGCTGAGGAGGAGCTGCAGAAGGACATTCTTCAGAACTGGAAGATGACGCTCACAATTCTGACGGCCGCCTCCGTTCTGATGTCTCTCTCCTACACGATGCTGATTCCCTTCCTGCCGATGTATCTCCTTGACGAACTCAAGGTAGCGCAGGAAGACGTGAATCTCTGGTCGGGCCTTGTCTTTTCGATCTCATTTCTGATCTCGGGCGTCATGGCTCCCATCTGGGGCGCCATGGCGGACAAGAAGTCGAAGAAGCTTATGGCCGTGCGCGCCGCTGTTCTTCTTGCGGTGAGCTACGGTCTCGGCGGCATCGTGCAGAACGAGTGGCAGCTTCTTGCCGTTCGCGCCTTCCAGGGATTTGCGGCCGGCCTCTGGCCAGCGTGCCTCGCGATCATTTCTTCTTCGGTGCCTAAGGACAAGCTCGGCTTTTCGCTCGGCACCATGCAGTCCGGCATGACGGCGGGCGGCGTCCTCGGGCCTCTTCTGGGCGGTCTTCTTGCCGAAGGCTTCGGCATGCGGGCAACCTTCTTTCTGGGGTCCGCGGCGCTCTTCATCATCTCGCTCATGATCATCTTCAAGGTGCGCGAGCCGAAGAAAAAGAAGGTCGTCAAGAGCGGAGCGCCCCGTCCGAAGACGAATCTCCTCAAGGTGCCCGTGGTGCAGCGCATGCTGATTACGGCGGGCGTCGTGCAGATGACGATTCTTCTTCTGCAGCCGATTCTGCCGCTTTATGTCGGAGAACTTCAGGGAAGCATGGACCGGCTCGTCCTGGTTTCAGGCATCCTCTTCTCGGTTGTAGGTCTCTCGGGAGTCATCGCGTCGCCCCTCTGGGGCATTGCCGGGCAGAAATGGGGCTACCGGCCGGTGCTCTACATTGCGCTCTTGGGCTCTGCCGTTTTCGGCATGGTTCAGGCGATCCCCGACACGATTGTTCCCTTCGGCGCCTGGCGCTTTGTGGGCGGGCTGGCGTTTGCCGGCATTTTCCCTGCGATCAACGCCGTCCTCACGCATTCGACGGGCCCGGAAGACCGCGGCCGCATCTTCGGGCTCTCCTATGCCGCGCAGCAGGTGGGAAGCGTCATCGGCCCGATCGCTGGCGGCATGTTCGCCATGTGGTTCAGCATCAAGTTTGTCGTTTTCCTCGCGGGCTTCATCCTGCTTCCGATGGTGGTCTGGCTCTACCTCAAGCGCCCGCATGTTGAACCCAACATGAGCGGCGTGAGCACCCGGCTTTGA
- a CDS encoding gamma-glutamyl-gamma-aminobutyrate hydrolase family protein yields MKPLIGVTPDLKPESVLGVRNQYLQSVTRAGGIPVLLPISVDEADMREVFSHLDGLLITGGADIDPVLYGEEKSPACGELAPERDRLEMVLAKLAIEHDLPTLGICRGCQVLNVVYGGTLIQDIPTELGVPMDVHRQPEDYAVVTHGVTVEPGTLLEKIEGTGEIRVNSRHHQAVKTLGKGLVLNARSTKDGIVESFNDPTKRFMLAVQWHPEMLSHERPEALNLFKALVSAAAAGN; encoded by the coding sequence ATGAAGCCCTTGATCGGCGTAACGCCGGACCTGAAGCCCGAATCCGTCCTGGGCGTTCGCAATCAGTATCTGCAGTCGGTGACGAGAGCGGGAGGCATTCCGGTGCTTCTGCCCATCAGCGTTGATGAGGCGGACATGAGGGAGGTTTTCAGTCATCTCGACGGCCTTCTCATTACGGGAGGCGCCGACATCGATCCCGTGCTTTATGGAGAAGAAAAATCTCCCGCCTGCGGCGAACTCGCACCCGAACGCGATCGACTCGAGATGGTGCTCGCGAAGCTTGCAATTGAGCATGATCTCCCGACCCTCGGAATCTGCCGCGGCTGCCAGGTGCTCAACGTCGTCTATGGGGGCACTCTCATTCAGGACATTCCGACCGAGCTCGGCGTCCCGATGGATGTGCATCGCCAGCCCGAGGACTATGCGGTCGTGACGCACGGCGTGACGGTGGAGCCCGGAACGCTTCTTGAGAAAATCGAGGGTACGGGCGAAATTCGCGTCAACAGCCGCCACCATCAGGCGGTGAAGACGCTCGGAAAAGGGCTCGTCCTCAACGCTCGTTCAACGAAGGACGGCATTGTTGAATCCTTCAACGATCCGACGAAGCGCTTCATGCTCGCGGTGCAGTGGCACCCGGAAATGCTCTCGCACGAGCGGCCCGAGGCGCTCAATCTCTTTAAGGCCCTGGTGTCGGCTGCGGCCGCAGGCAACTGA